One genomic segment of Helianthus annuus cultivar XRQ/B chromosome 14, HanXRQr2.0-SUNRISE, whole genome shotgun sequence includes these proteins:
- the LOC110908988 gene encoding dehydrin Xero 1 has protein sequence MAQYGGEQEQYKKEEGYAHNQLHSTTTGHEIGGAGTNIHSATTGHDIGGTGTNVHSTTEGYNVGGTGTTIGTGGYEEGKHGGAGGILHRSGSGSSSSSEDDGEGGRRKKKGLVEKIKEKLPGGDHGSDEHKTSATATTVGGGEYGYKEGEEGHEKKGLMDKIKEKLPGSHQ, from the exons ATGGCACAATACGGAGGAGAACAAGAACAATACAAGAAGGAAGAGGGCTATGCCCACAACCAACTTCACTCCACCACCACAGGCCATGAAATAGGAGGTGCTGGAACCAACATCCACTCCGCCACCACCGGTCATGATATCGGAGGTACGGGAACCAATGTCCACTCCACCACCGAAGGTTATAACGTCGGAGGTACCGGAACCACCATCGGAACGGGTGGTTATGAAGAAGGGAAGCATGGTGGTGCTGGGGGGATACTCCACCGGTCTGGGAGTGGTAGTTCTAGCTCA TCTGAGGATGATGGAGAGGGAGGCAGGAGGAAGAAGAAAGGTCTGGTTGAGAAGATCAAGGAGAAGCTACCTGGCGGCGATCATGGCAGCGATGAGCACAAGACTTCAGCCACTGCCACCACTGTAGGCGGTGGTGAATATGGATATAAAGAAGGAGAGGAAGGACATGAGAAGAAAGGACTGATGGATAAGATAAAGGAAAAGTTGCCAGGAAGTCACCAGTGA